The sequence below is a genomic window from Chryseobacterium foetidum.
GATGATGGTTTCCACTTCATATTCTGTGTAAAGTTCGAAAGAATAAATTCCGATGCTTGGGAAACCCATTCCGCTCGCTCCGACTGTGATTTCCTTACCCTTATAAGTTCCGGTATAGTATAAAATACCTCTGGTTTGGCTGACTAATTTTGGGTTTTCAAGAAAGTTTTCTGCAATATATTTCGCTCTCAAAGGATCTCCCGGCTGCAGAACTACTTTTGCAATTTCTCCTTTTTTAGCGCTGATGTGTATGCTCATACTGTTGTTTTAATGGTAGCAAAGATAATCATTTATGCTGTTTATTTTAAGTTAGTATAGCTCTTTACATTTCTTAAAACAAAAGATTTAAAATAGGAGATGTGAAAAAGGGTATATCGACTTCGAATTAAAAATAATTGTTGATTGAATAATGTTTAGCTACAATTTTTTATAAAGCTCAATGTTAATGTGATTATTATAATTTTCCAGCTGTTTTTTAGCGTATGCTCTTTCTTCTTTTGTCCTTTCGATGATGAGTGATTTGTTGCCATTTTCATCATAACTTTCCCCACTCAGCAAACCGGGGTTCATCTGCATAAACTGTTCGGTTCCACCCAAAGGCTGTTTTCTGTAATCATTCCACTTTTTGTTGAAAGATTTTGCATCAATTTTTACCGGGACAAAATAAGGCCTTATATAAATGCCAGTAGAGCCTGCAGGTATTTTGTAATTGGCTTTTAAAGTGAATGTATGGTGATTTTTTGTATCATTAATCTGAACAATAATTCCCGGCAGTCCAGAAAAAACATAAGGTCCCTGCTGAACAGGAATTTCTCGGGTAAACCATGCTTCCCAAATTCTTCCGCCATAATGAAGATTTGCTTTTTGGCAGAGATAGCCTTCAATGGTTTTCGTTTCTTTTGAAAGTTGCCATTTAAAACTATTGTTCATTTCAATTTTAAATGGCTGAATGCCGATGTACTCGATTGTAGAGGTGAGTTCTTTGGTTTTAGAGGTTTTATTCTGATAAATTCCATCAGGTAATTTGATGTTGGCCTGACTCTGATTATTGTTTATGGCAAAAGCGATTGCGGAATCTTTTTTGGCGGTCACATCACTCAAAAATTCCGAATGGTCAGCAAAAACATCCAGTCTAGTCAGTTCTGTAATCACGCTGTCTCCTTTAGCAGAATTGGGGACGAATTGATATGAATAAAGAAACCTGTGGCTTTGAGCAAAGATTGAAAACGGAATAAGAAGAATCAAAAGCGTAATTTTCAGATGCATGGTTTTATTATAAAGAATTTCTTCTTCAAAACTATGCAATAATACACTTTCAGGTGTGTTAAATAGTGATAAATTAAATGTTTTGAACGTTAAATATTTTAAAGTTAATTTATGAACGTATTCAAAACCACAGAGATTTTGTTTTTTCGGATTCTATTTTAAGAATTGAAATCACCCCTCCACAATTTTTTTACGATGCTGAACACCCCAGTCCTTCAAATTGTTGATAATGGTTTTCAGTGTATTTCCATGATCAGTCAAAGTGTATTCTACCGTTACGGGTTGGGTACTGAACACGTTTCTGTGGATGAGTTTATTAAACTCCAGTTCCTTCAGTTCTTTGCTGAGCATCCGGTTTGAAATTCCGTCTATATCATTCAGAATATCCGAAAACCTTCTTTTGTTGTAATAGCAGATAGAAGAGATGACGGCAATCTTCCATTTGCCGTGAAGAACGTCCATAGAATCCTGTACTGCACGCATTTCTTTTTTATATTCCTGCTGAAAATCTTTTGCCTGACACTCCATATTGTTACCTTGTTACACCGTTGTTACTGTTATTTTTTGGTACAAAGTTACTAAAAGTAACTAAATGATGATACATTTGTCATCAGAAATAACAAAACATATTTTAACATGAATTTTACAGACAAAAATGTAGTCATTACCGGTGGAAGTACAGGAATAGGATTTGCAACTGCGAAAGCTTTTATCGAAGCGGGAGCCAACGTTTTGATTACAGGGAGAAACGCCGACAATCTGAAAAAAGCGGCAGAAAGAATCAATAATCCAAAACTGAAAACTTTAGTTTCAGATACTTCAAATTTAGCTGGAATTGCTGTACTCGAAAACCATGTTGCAGAAAGCGGAAACAAAGTAGATGTCCTTTTTCTGAATGCAGGAACAGCCGTTTTTACACCGATTTAGCTGGAATTGCTGTACTCGAAAACCATGTTGCAGAAAGCGGAAACAAAGTAGATGTCCTTTTTCTGAATGCAGGAACAGCCGTTTTTACACCGATTGAACAGACTACTGAGGAAGATTTTGATCATCAGTTTAATACGAATGTGAAAGGATATTATTTTACTTTACAAAAAATGATTCCGCATTTTACGGAAGGTTCTTCGGTAGTATTTAATTCATCAACGGTAGCTACAACCGCTCAGATGTACGGAAGTGTTTATTC
It includes:
- a CDS encoding GLPGLI family protein; amino-acid sequence: MHLKITLLILLIPFSIFAQSHRFLYSYQFVPNSAKGDSVITELTRLDVFADHSEFLSDVTAKKDSAIAFAINNNQSQANIKLPDGIYQNKTSKTKELTSTIEYIGIQPFKIEMNNSFKWQLSKETKTIEGYLCQKANLHYGGRIWEAWFTREIPVQQGPYVFSGLPGIIVQINDTKNHHTFTLKANYKIPAGSTGIYIRPYFVPVKIDAKSFNKKWNDYRKQPLGGTEQFMQMNPGLLSGESYDENGNKSLIIERTKEERAYAKKQLENYNNHINIELYKKL
- a CDS encoding winged helix-turn-helix transcriptional regulator, whose translation is MECQAKDFQQEYKKEMRAVQDSMDVLHGKWKIAVISSICYYNKRRFSDILNDIDGISNRMLSKELKELEFNKLIHRNVFSTQPVTVEYTLTDHGNTLKTIINNLKDWGVQHRKKIVEG
- a CDS encoding SDR family oxidoreductase, which translates into the protein MNFTDKNVVITGGSTGIGFATAKAFIEAGANVLITGRNADNLKKAAERINNPKLKTLVSDTSNLAGIAVLENHVAESGNKVDVLFLNAGTAVFTPI